The following coding sequences lie in one Homalodisca vitripennis isolate AUS2020 chromosome X, UT_GWSS_2.1, whole genome shotgun sequence genomic window:
- the LOC124369815 gene encoding non-classical arabinogalactan protein 31-like: protein MQYKIFLFALVALIALVAAEEKKATEEKSAVEKSDSEAVEDKKQEKRGLFGFAHGYGGLDEGYGGYGGGIELGGYGGGGYGGGGYGGGGYGGGGFGSGGYGGGSYEATGGYGHGGYGHEEHVKAITVTKHVPVPHPVYIEKKVPYPVKVPVDRPYTVHVPKPYTVHVEKPVPYPVKVPVPQPYTVHVEKPVPVPVKVPVDRPYPVHVPKPYPVYVEKKVPYTVEKHIPYPVKVPVDRPYTVHVPVEKPVPYPVEKPVPYPVKVPVDRPYPVHVPKPYPVTVEKPVPYPVEKPYPVKVPVKVPVKVPYPVEVKVPVHIPVPVKHHYEHDYGGGYESYGSGSEGGYGGSYGGGYGGGSSSYSSHTYHH from the coding sequence ATATTCCTGTTCGCCCTAGTGGCGCTGATAGCACTAGTTGCGGCGGAAGAGAAGAAGGCCACGGAAGAGAAGTCGGCAGTGGAGAAGTCAGACTCGGAAGCGGTGGAAGACAAGAAACAGGAGAAGAGAGGTTTGTTCGGGTTCGCCCACGGGTATGGAGGACTGGATGAAGGCTACGGCGGATATGGTGGAGGTATCGAGCTCGGAGGCTACGGAGGCGGAGGCTACGGGGGTGGAGGCTACGGGGGTGGAGGCTACGGGGGTGGAGGCTTCGGCAGTGGAGGCTACGGAGGCGGGAGCTATGAGGCTACTGGAGGCTACGGTCATGGCGGTTACGGTCACGAAGAACATGTCAAGGCCATCACTGTCACTAAGCATGTCCCAGTTCCACATCCAGTATATATAGAGAAGAAAGTCCCATACCCAGTAAAGGTCCCTGTCGATAGGCCATACACAGTCCACGTACCTAAACCCTACACCGTGCATGTCGAGAAGCCTGTCCCATACCCCGTCAAGGTTCCCGTTCCCCAGCCCTACACCGTCCATGTCGAGAAGCCCGTTCCAGTTCCAGTCAAGGTCCCTGTTGACCGTCCCTACCCCGTTCATGTACCCAAGCCCTACCCTGTCTACGTAGAGAAGAAAGTCCCTTACACTGTTGAGAAGCACATCCCTTACCCAGTCAAAGTCCCTGTGGATCGTCCATACACCGTCCACGTACCTGTAGAGAAGCCAGTGCCCTACCCTGTAGAGAAGCCTGTACCTTACCCCGTCAAGGTCCCAGTCGACAGGCCTTATCCTGTCCACGTGCCCAAGCCCTACCCTGTAACAGTCGAGAAGCCTGTGCCTTACCCCGTAGAGAAGCCTTACCCAGTCAAGGTGCCCGTCAAGGTACCAGTCAAAGTACCTTACCCAGTGGAAGTTAAGGTGCCCGTCCACATCCCAGTACCTGTGAAGCATCACTATGAGCATGACTATGGCGGTGGCTACGAGAGCTATGGAAGCGGTTCCGAAGGAGGTTATGGAGGAAGCTACGGAGGAGGATACGGAGGTGGCAGTTCTTCTTACTCCTCCCACACATACCATCATTAA